In Ananas comosus cultivar F153 linkage group 10, ASM154086v1, whole genome shotgun sequence, the sequence AACCACTAGTTTTGTGTTCACTATGAGTAGTAGTGGTGCTATTAACTGCGAGTCGAAACTTCAGTCAGTGGTAGCTTTATCTACAATGGAAGCAGAGCACATACCAATGGTACATGCTAGTAACGAGGCCATTTGGTTAAAGTGGTTACTAGGAGACTTCAAGGTGAAGCAAGATACGGTGCGGCCGACTTAATGATAGTCAAAGTGTACTACACTTGGGAAAGAGTTCGGTATTTTACTCTCGAACGAAGTACATTGATATACGCTATGACTTTATAAGAGATGTGTAGACTGATATACTCTCACTGTTGAAGGTTCATGCTGATGCAAACCTTTTAGATATATTGACGAAGCTAGTGACTCCAGAGAAATTCAACTGGAGCAAGACTCCCTCGGCTTGAAACTATGTGAGGTGAGTGGGACTCGGCAAACTTCCGATTTCGCATTCTATGGCATTCAACACATATCTTCAAGTGAAAATATTGTTGGATCAAGGTAAAGCCATGTTTCGAGTTGGCATCACAGAGAAGACTGAGAAAAACAAACTACTGGAGGTTCAAGTTTTGCAATTTGGTTGAGAAATTTCGGAACCCAAAAGCATGTATTTTGGACTGAGGGTGAAACTCTGGAGTTTGGTTGAAAAACTCAAGAACCCAAAAAGTATGAAGCTAGATTGAAGGCTAGAACTCTCGAGTTTGGTTGAGAAACTCTAGAGTTTGAAACTATGCAATTTATCGGATTTCAGAATTCATGTATAGACTCCGGAGTTTTTGAACTATGATAGGTTCTTTGAGTTGGATCCGACTCCAACTTAATCTAATCTCATGCTTAGAGATTAAGGATCACCTAGATATATCTTTTGGGAAGTTCCTTAGTGAAGATCGAAGGCTAATAGTGAATCAAATGCTAGGATGAACAACATAAGTTGTTTTCTACTAGAATTAACTTTAGGATTTTAAACTCTTGTCATTCGTGTTTTTGTGCCATGAGATTCATTGTAAAAGAAGTCCAAGTTGAAAGAAAAATGTGGGAGATCCTAGAGAGATTTTTGTAATCCAATCTACTAATTGTATTTATTATGCCATGGATTAATCAAACAAGCCATCAAGGAGGTCTTGCCCGTGGATGTAGTTTGATACACTAAACAACGTAAATCTCATATTTTTGTATTCTCTATTCTTTATTGCTTAGTTCATCATTGTGCTTGTTTTTCTACGATCGTTCTCTCTAATTTCCATCTACATAAGATTCGATTTTTGTTGCGCTCATGTTTAGTGTGTGTATTTGAGGTATGTTCAATAACCACTTAGCCAGTTCCTTCATGATAGTTAATGATGAGCTTTACCACACTgctggaaaaaaattttcagcaaTGTCGGCTCAAGTTTTATTTTAGTGTGTGTTTGGCCTAGattttgaaaaatgattttAAGGTAAAAATTGATTTTTCCATGAATAGAGTGTTTGGCAATGTCTTTTTCAAAAtccgattttaattttttgaattaatattctGATTTTCGATTCCCAAAATCAGAAACAGTTAAAATCCTACTTAAAAtatgattctgattttgaactcaaatttttaatttttaattttattttggatttaaattttaaatttaaattcaaaattcaaatttaaatttcaaaatattaattttaaattttacattttatatttaaattatgttaaaattttaagtttcaaattttaagttttaaaatttaaattttaaaatttaaaattcaaaatttagatattaaatttccAACTTTAAAACTCTAAtcccaatttttaaatttcaaattcaaaattcaaaattttaaatttaagttgaaatatattatactttgagaatttaaaatttaaaattataaaatataaaattttaaattaaaattttatttttcgaattacaagtttgaaactttaaaattcaaaatttaatttcttaatttaaatttaaattttaaattttagatttaaaatttaatttttaaattttgatttgtcaaatttttaaattttaaatttttaaatttcataattttaaattttaatttttaaattataatattaaatttctattttttattcagattttaaatttaaatttaaatttaaatttaaatttaaaatttaaattattgtaaaataaaatttagtaaaaagttattattttgaaataataaaaatattatgctaaatagttttacaaaatcacttcaaaATTATTGCTTTTCATATACATACTCTGTTAAACgttataaaacttttaattttaaattaattttttaaactataattaAGTTTATAAAAATTACGAAATCACTTCTCCAACCGTTGGGCAAAGGGCCCCTTAGTGTACGTTGTTGTAGCAAGTTAACTAGGCCGACACAAGggaacaataaaagaaagaagacCTGATAGAAGTAGAGAGACTGGGACATGGCCCCGACGTCGAGCTCCCACGTCCGCGGATCGCCAATCCACCCCTCGCCCTTCTCCGTCGGGTATCCATATTCGCCCCAGACCGGGTGCGGCAGGATCTGGAGGATCTCCTGCGGCTGCGGGTTGCTATAGGGGTCGCAGAACGTAGTGGGGCGCTCAGCATGCTCGGCATTCCCTGGGGAGCAGTAGACATGGTAGGCCGCGTGGGGGAAGCGCGCGGTGTCGGTGCGGTGGACGCGCGTGCCATTGCGGAAGGTGTGGTAGGGCGGGCACTCATCAAGGCGGTCTGGACGGCACCACGCCTCGGCCTCGGGGTTGATGATCATCTCGCTGTACCGCGTCACATCAGTCGTGACATCGCCGTCGCATGGCGCGCCGCTGTTCTTCCAGCAGCTGCCCATGTCCAGCAGGTAGAACTGGCTCTTTGCACCCCCGCCCTTCTTGATGTCCAGCGTCAACCGAACCTTAAAATTCGGGGACTCTGGAACCTGCAACAACATAAGTTGTCATTAATATTGTGTTTATTATATACAAGAGATCGAAGGTtaaggagagagagatatatatatatatggtgggaAACTGCAAGATATTTTTTTGGGTCTCTTGAGCGTCAACAAAAACTCCTGCTTGGTcccaatcattttttttatttttatttttattattattttcatttgcGGTGAACTACATATTCCTCGTTTTAAACTTTCTTACCTGAATGAATAACATATCGATAGTGCTGACATTAATTACAGGTTATGTATAGGCTGGATGAATACCAATAAATTATAACATCAACAACTATTGGATTAGTTGTAACGTAACTCTCATTGTAGCGACAGCTGGCTCAACTACTTTGTGGATTAAAGATATCTCACATTGTTGTTGGTTAGAAGGTAAATAGATCAATAAAGCATTAAATTATTGCTAATATTGTAACACAATACCATCCGTCTCTAGTGCAAAAGGCAAAGGGTTTGATAATTGATACCTGAGGTTCCTTGTTGTTAAGCACGTATGTTAGAATGTTTAGCTTGTTACTCTGTAGTTTCaacaattttattttgctaCCGTATGACTTTATTTTCATCTCAGgatgataaattatatataaaactatatttTCATATAGTTACATttagtttgtaaaatatatcaatttaataccattTGAGCGACCGTCTTCACGACCACATAACAAAATACGACAATTCAAATAAGagaatactaaaatttaaaaaatatgttaaaccGCAAAATAGCAAATTGAAGCTTCCCAAGAAGGAATTAATGAATGATTATGCATGTATCAAAAAAATcgaataatttattaataagatCGAGACTAGGGACCGTGCTTACAATCGTGGTCATCCCCCTGGTTTGGTAGTGATACCCGCCTGAGAACCCCTGGGTAGCGTCCGACCTCAAGTAGAGCATGAGCCAGGGATACTTCCTGGTGGTCCTGAGCACATGGTGGAACACCCATCCTCCCTTCCCCACCTCCTTCTCCCACGTCACCGCGTAGTACGACACGTTCTGCGCCTCGAGATCGGCGGCGTCGAGATCATACGTCCCGAACAGCCCTCCGCTCAATTTGTCGCCGTCCAATGCGGTGTAGTTGTGGTACACCAGCGGCTGGTTCATGCAGCCGCTCCCGAAGCACGGGAACCGGCCCGGCTGCGGCCGGAACGGGCCGACCTTCTTGCCGTTCTCCGGGCACAGCGCGGCGGTCGTGTCCAGATTTCCGTTCTTGAGCATGATCATCCAGAATTGCCACGGCGGGTCGTCGTCCACCTCGCACTTCTTGCCCAAGTACACCTCCTTCGCGGCCGCGTAGAGGTCGACGTTCGTGatgctctctttctcttcctcctcgcCGGAAAATGGGTCGCCCACGCTTAGCTTGTTGTCCTTCTCCGACACCCGGTGCACTACCTTGTCCCCGGATCCTCCCGATTCATCTGCAGGCCGAGAACTACAACTATATATGATCAAATACAATAATATTCAAGTATTAATTTCGGcggttaaaaatttttttacgggAAAATACTCTTCCAacaattatttatacataataaTACTCTTCCAACATTAATTTTTGGAACTTCCATGACAAAACCAATTAATCTgtgaatttgaaaataaaagaaggaAAACTAATATGACCACCGATCTATAaagattcaaacttaaaattttctattctaatataacctgaattttttttttaaaaaaaaattaattgctcaTAAAAGCATTTTAAATATCtatactaaacaataaaatataaaaattaagattaaatattaaaataaaatattaaattgtaAGTAGCTTTCCAATATTAAAagtatgggaaaaaaaaaaaagggacaaagAGGTTCTAAACTTTAGCACTACTATAAACAGATGGCGgccaaattatttaaattttatcaaacagtttaattaattcatcttctccaataaatttactaattaaatcACCAATGTGATTGCCTGTAGCGCACATGTTTTGTAAAGCttcaaaatagcaaaaatttactatttttagTTCTAGTTCTTATTATCAAGCATCAGAATTCATAGGATGAAcctattttaaattcttatttttttgtattaaaataaaataaataagatacgTTATATTCTAAAATTTGCAAGTTTATATACAACGGAAGCAGTCATATAATTAGTAATTTCAATTGAAAAGAGACATCTATTGAATTATcttctaaaatttagaaaatctggtagtcaaaatcaaaaattttatttgcaaaactgTACATATTTGTTAAGAAACCAGAGgtggaagaaataaaaaagaaacacgCTAATTGCACATCTAGAAATGGGTTGTCATTCCCAAATGTATCAaagagtttaaatattttttttttaaaaaaaatttaatattaaaaactataaaataataaattagtgtaaaaatattcatctataaatgaataaaatgtaaaatttacattcaCTTGGAGGGTATTGctaattgattaaaaaaaaaaagaaaaaaagaaaaaaagaaagagaaattaagGGGGAGAGACCTTGGAGGAGGTCGAAGCAGTCGGCACCACGGGGACTGCCCATGAGAGGGGCTTCCGCCCCGACCTCGTTGCAAAAGTTCCAGGCCTCCCAGGCCACCCTCAGCCCGTCTCTCCTCATACCGGGATCTCCCACCGCCGAATTGTACggctcttcctcttcccctccgacgacgacgacgacgacgatgagaTCATGGGCCCCGTAGAACAAGAACAAAGTTACTAGCCGCAGCAGCAGGAGAGAATGGCCGTTTGTTCTCCCCATGAGATCGATCCCTTGATCCTGAATGGCCGGGCCAAATTAAAGGCGAGGGAAAAAAGGAGTACAAACTGTGAGCATAGGCTATTTAATCAATTCTAAGAGAGGAGAAGGAAATTAAGTAGCTAGCTGGCCGGGTTCGCTTGTTAATTAACTGGTTACGCGCGATTGGAGCTCCAACTCCAGAGAGGGGAGAGCTAGGAGGAGAGGGCGAGATGGTGTGAGAATTGACGTACCCGTGATTTCTCTTTTGTGGCTCAACAACTCGGCTTTGGATGTTAAGGTTAGAAGAGGACACCTAACACCACCGTAGGTAAGACAGTAGACCGACTCTTATGCTTAGATGCGCCGAGTTTGCTGAACTGGCAAGATACGGTGCAGAACGCATGACAGGAGATGAGAAAGTCTTCTACGTACGTCCAGCGGTGTTCAATCTAATAAATATCCTCATTACATAGAGAGGTATACAAATACAAgaataagtgtttttttttttttttttttttttttttaaagaagcaTAGGGacaatgtaaaattataatattgtcCTGATTATATTCCCTATGtatgaaataatatatttagttTGTAATATAAAGATGCCCCTGGACTGGATCGGATCTGAATAGTTGATATACTATATTCGTACCCTAAAAAaaatggttagaaaaaaaaaaaaattctactcaTTTAATTTCGGGTCGGGTCTAGGTCTGGATgcttaagttactaatatacccattAAGTTTATTTGAGTGGGTCTGGATAGTGACTATCCGTTCAAGACTGGGTACATGCAAGTCGGGTCTAAATCAGGTACGggtacctatatatatatatatatatatatagactttattaaattGTCTGGCAGAGCTTACTTCGGTCAttatattgaataattaaaagtctaaaattcaaaacaatTTCATATGTAAacacacaaaataaaaaaattatgatatcatattatagataaagagaatataagttgtagtaattactaatattatatattaacattcAAAGAAAAGGGAAAGCAATAAAGAGGACTtagaaactttattaaatagaatattcattaaaaaaaaatctaggttATCGACTATAGTTGGAGAAGGAATTTGGAAAAAAACTCACTCGTACCACGCCTATAGAGGATTAATATCgctgatgatgacgatgatgaaaatattgtttcataaaaaactcttagacggaaataaaacaaaaaaaataaagagtaaaaaaataagaaaaaaaaaagagtaaaagagcGGCTATGGTTTCGATATTTCACTAGGATGAAAATGCTTAGCGACTCCTTATCTATAagtcctattaaaattgatcacTCAACTTCCaaagttcaaatcttttttatttgttatcggatatttcatcgggtctGGATTCaggtccggatttgaaaactatttcgGATCCTACTAAGACTCCTCATCTAAAAGTCGGGTTCGGGAAGGGTCCAAATCGGGCATAGGTATAAAATATTTGGACCtatacccgaaactttaattggtaatttttttttaatccgtatactatcaattttttatcgGGTTTGGTTCGAGTCTGGATAGAGTTCAGGTAGGGTCCGGATTGGATATGGTACATTAGATATTTTGGATAGCTTTagtttatataatattataataactcACTAGAAGTTGATATCTCACTATATATAGGTTAAAGTGTAGAGTAAAGATATGTAATATCCGAgatgtattttgaatttaaatttaaatttaaatttgaattatatatatatatatatatatatatatatatatatatatatatatatatatatatatatatatatatatatatatatatatNCAAGCACCATAgacagactatatatatatatagttgagttggaatgctatcggtagaaaacgggctccgttgccacctatttgtttttaatgatggagcctccaaatcgacgatcggcaccgttgaaaatgatctataccacttaaaatatttagaaatcaaattttatgcttttccgatattgttctcttgtccatcaagtgggcgtaaaaatgaacggctgaaaatgaatattttctaaaaaatgatgataggaattttataatcaagatcgagagcatagatctttttctaaat encodes:
- the LOC109716523 gene encoding uncharacterized protein LOC109716523, whose translation is MGRTNGHSLLLLRLVTLFLFYGAHDLIVVVVVVGGEEEEPYNSAVGDPGMRRDGLRVAWEAWNFCNEVGAEAPLMGSPRGADCFDLLQDESGGSGDKVVHRVSEKDNKLSVGDPFSGEEEEKESITNVDLYAAAKEVYLGKKCEVDDDPPWQFWMIMLKNGNLDTTAALCPENGKKVGPFRPQPGRFPCFGSGCMNQPLVYHNYTALDGDKLSGGLFGTYDLDAADLEAQNVSYYAVTWEKEVGKGGWVFHHVLRTTRKYPWLMLYLRSDATQGFSGGYHYQTRGMTTIVPESPNFKVRLTLDIKKGGGAKSQFYLLDMGSCWKNSGAPCDGDVTTDVTRYSEMIINPEAEAWCRPDRLDECPPYHTFRNGTRVHRTDTARFPHAAYHVYCSPGNAEHAERPTTFCDPYSNPQPQEILQILPHPVWGEYGYPTEKGEGWIGDPRTWELDVGAMSQSLYFYQDPGTPAAKRRWTSIDVGTEIYVSEDAVAEWTLSDFDILISKRCEKSHVSLI